The Methanobacterium sp. BAmetb5 genome includes a region encoding these proteins:
- a CDS encoding ABC transporter permease has translation MINLLQSEYKKYKNTYIYSLGLLGMISPVILIAIGTFMVRDDLIAQGIYTWHSFYGRLVAFFVYLIGPLLTSFIAISAVTHEYQSHTMGNILTTPYSRLKIILGKLGYVSLLVMGFYVCVALTNILCAIILGFTITSTELIDHTSYLLLAGVTTLVIVPLALLLTVVFRSFIPPMIISVAGTIPNFAVYHWDKCYLSPWGVPEVIVLKAAGYLNNIDTVYPLTSILVYAGLFITALLIYFHYSDQY, from the coding sequence ATGATAAATTTGCTTCAATCCGAGTATAAGAAGTATAAAAACACTTATATCTACAGTTTAGGGCTTTTAGGGATGATATCCCCGGTAATCCTCATTGCCATCGGCACTTTCATGGTAAGGGATGACCTGATTGCACAGGGAATTTATACCTGGCACTCCTTTTACGGAAGGCTGGTAGCATTTTTTGTGTATTTAATTGGGCCGCTGCTTACTTCATTCATTGCAATAAGTGCGGTTACCCACGAGTATCAATCCCACACCATGGGCAATATATTAACTACTCCCTATTCTCGGTTAAAAATCATTTTGGGGAAATTAGGATATGTATCTCTTCTGGTAATGGGATTTTATGTTTGTGTAGCATTAACCAACATTCTCTGTGCTATTATTCTGGGCTTCACAATAACCAGCACCGAATTAATAGATCACACCAGTTATTTGTTGCTAGCAGGGGTAACCACCCTGGTAATTGTGCCACTGGCACTGCTCTTAACCGTAGTATTCCGGAGTTTCATTCCCCCAATGATAATTTCCGTGGCAGGGACTATACCCAATTTTGCGGTTTATCACTGGGATAAGTGTTATTTATCACCCTGGGGTGTTCCGGAAGTAATAGTATTAAAAGCAGCAGGATACTTAAATAACATAGATACGGTCTATCCACTGACCTCTATTTTAGTATATGCGGGTTTGTTTATCACTGCTCTTTTAATCTACTTCCACTATTCGGACCAGTATTAA
- a CDS encoding winged helix-turn-helix domain-containing protein, which produces MRRMLWYLIAGTRGGVNRAKIINFLNQRPYNVNQLAEMLDVDYKTIRYHIDVLEENEIVTPAGEKYGTMYFLTSKMEDNYPTFLEIWEEVVDK; this is translated from the coding sequence ATGAGAAGGATGCTATGGTATTTGATTGCAGGCACCAGGGGCGGTGTTAATCGGGCAAAAATCATAAATTTCCTGAACCAGAGGCCCTACAATGTTAACCAGCTGGCTGAGATGCTGGATGTCGACTATAAAACTATAAGGTACCATATTGATGTTCTGGAAGAAAATGAGATAGTTACACCCGCTGGGGAGAAATATGGGACCATGTACTTTTTAACCAGTAAAATGGAAGACAACTATCCGACTTTCCTGGAGATCTGGGAAGAAGTGGTGGATAAATAA
- a CDS encoding GNAT family N-acetyltransferase gives MKRMDMMEIKYKKIKDFTEKELQDLFLSVNWDSGNYPDKLKKAIRNSHCVYSAWAYDEDRGQEILVGLINSLSDGVMTVYFHYLLVRPEYQGEGIGKKLVELMLEEYQDMARIAVIAYDREVDFYEKCGFKLGEGKSPMFVTYLKT, from the coding sequence ATGAAAAGGATGGATATGATGGAAATTAAATATAAAAAGATCAAGGACTTCACGGAAAAAGAACTACAAGATCTTTTCCTTTCGGTGAATTGGGACTCGGGGAATTACCCGGATAAACTAAAAAAGGCCATCAGGAACTCCCACTGTGTATACTCCGCCTGGGCCTATGATGAAGATCGTGGTCAAGAAATACTGGTGGGCTTAATCAACTCATTATCTGACGGAGTAATGACGGTTTACTTCCATTACTTACTGGTAAGACCAGAATATCAGGGAGAGGGCATAGGTAAAAAACTGGTTGAGCTAATGCTGGAAGAATACCAAGACATGGCTCGTATTGCAGTTATTGCCTATGACCGTGAAGTTGATTTCTACGAAAAATGCGGTTTTAAGCTGGGAGAAGGTAAAAGTCCCATGTTTGTAACTTATCTCAAGACATAA
- a CDS encoding NAD(P)H-dependent oxidoreductase, which produces MEISVILAHPYPESFNHAIYQTVLETLKKNGHQIQAHNLYEEGFNPLLEGSELATGETSDPLVLQHRQEIKKAQGIVIIHPNWWGQPPAILKGWTDRVLRSGVAYQFAEDDDGSGVPEGLLVAEAALVFNTSNTPEERELQVFGDPLERIWKDCVFDFCGIKNYYRKMFRVVASSTFDERRQWLEEVEGTINCYFPED; this is translated from the coding sequence ATGGAAATTTCAGTTATCCTGGCCCATCCTTACCCTGAAAGCTTCAACCATGCTATTTACCAGACCGTGCTGGAAACCCTGAAGAAAAATGGGCATCAAATCCAGGCCCACAACCTGTATGAAGAGGGCTTCAACCCCCTTCTGGAGGGATCGGAACTAGCCACTGGAGAAACATCTGATCCCCTGGTGTTACAGCACCGTCAGGAGATAAAAAAGGCTCAAGGAATCGTTATCATACATCCCAACTGGTGGGGTCAACCCCCGGCGATACTGAAGGGATGGACTGACCGGGTCCTCCGATCAGGGGTGGCCTACCAGTTTGCCGAAGATGATGATGGTTCAGGAGTACCGGAAGGATTACTGGTGGCCGAGGCCGCCCTGGTATTCAACACCTCCAACACACCGGAAGAAAGGGAGCTACAGGTCTTTGGCGACCCACTGGAACGCATCTGGAAGGACTGTGTTTTTGATTTCTGCGGGATAAAGAATTATTACCGTAAAATGTTCCGTGTAGTTGCCAGCAGTACCTTTGATGAACGTAGACAATGGTTAGAAGAAGTTGAAGGAACCATCAACTGTTATTTCCCGGAAGATTGA
- a CDS encoding oxaloacetate decarboxylase, whose amino-acid sequence MNKSKLLKDLIRDKETLIMPNAFDPISARMIENSGFKAVPCSGYSFSIRAGYSKESEVTLEDNREWTRQIVDAVDVPVMADAEDGYGGPETIPETVSRFMETGVAGMNLEDQVLGKTGPMEIIDTEIMVEKIMLARETAKSEGNPNLVINGRTDALKSTPDREEALNIAIERANAYLGAGATLAFVVYTATLEEVQTITREVKGPVTIAAGMPYNLHNFGIHDLEKCGVARISLPSLLMYASLKGMERALNQVKRDEMEKFMDNGHLYSVEDLGNLLHYE is encoded by the coding sequence TTGAATAAAAGCAAGTTATTAAAGGATTTGATCCGGGATAAAGAAACTCTCATAATGCCCAATGCCTTCGACCCTATTAGCGCCCGAATGATTGAAAATTCAGGGTTTAAAGCAGTGCCGTGTTCTGGTTACAGTTTTTCCATCCGGGCAGGTTATTCCAAGGAGAGTGAAGTTACCCTGGAGGATAACCGGGAATGGACCCGCCAGATAGTAGATGCCGTGGATGTTCCGGTGATGGCCGATGCCGAAGATGGGTATGGGGGCCCTGAAACGATTCCAGAAACTGTAAGCCGTTTCATGGAAACCGGAGTGGCGGGTATGAACCTGGAAGACCAGGTACTGGGAAAAACCGGACCAATGGAAATTATAGATACAGAAATCATGGTTGAAAAGATCATGCTTGCCCGGGAAACAGCTAAATCTGAGGGAAACCCGAACCTGGTTATAAATGGCCGAACAGATGCCCTTAAATCTACTCCTGATAGGGAAGAAGCTTTGAACATAGCCATTGAACGTGCTAACGCTTATCTGGGTGCCGGGGCTACCCTGGCCTTTGTGGTATACACGGCCACCCTGGAAGAAGTCCAGACCATTACCCGGGAAGTCAAGGGCCCGGTGACCATAGCTGCAGGAATGCCCTACAACCTGCACAACTTTGGCATCCATGATCTTGAAAAATGTGGTGTGGCCCGTATCAGCTTGCCCAGTTTACTGATGTATGCCAGTCTAAAAGGCATGGAAAGGGCTCTTAACCAGGTTAAAAGGGATGAAATGGAAAAATTCATGGATAATGGGCATCTATATTCAGTTGAAGATCTAGGTAACTTGTTACATTATGAATAA
- a CDS encoding RibD family protein produces MIPLVILYNAVSLDGKITGFDADVELYYELASKWDVDAVLMGSNTVLAGFGVKVGQTVPESKDAFQPREKDPDDKRPLLVVPDSRGQIRVWSEILKMPYINDVLVLCSRSTPREYLDFLDERYIDYLVVGYQQVDLENALEELNTKFGVKRVRVDSGGVLNGILLRQGLADEIHLLIHPELVGGTTPNSIFQTHDTDEDEEPIKLYLDGMEKIKDDIIYLRYRVLNGMLK; encoded by the coding sequence ATGATACCGTTGGTTATACTTTACAATGCAGTGAGTCTGGACGGGAAAATAACTGGCTTTGATGCCGATGTGGAACTTTACTATGAGCTGGCTTCTAAGTGGGATGTGGATGCAGTCTTAATGGGCAGTAACACGGTACTGGCCGGATTTGGTGTTAAAGTTGGTCAAACAGTTCCTGAATCTAAGGATGCCTTCCAACCACGGGAAAAAGATCCCGATGATAAGAGACCCCTACTGGTTGTTCCCGATAGCAGAGGACAGATACGTGTCTGGAGTGAAATTCTTAAAATGCCCTACATCAACGATGTCCTGGTGTTGTGCAGCCGTTCCACTCCTCGTGAGTATCTGGACTTCCTGGATGAACGGTACATTGATTACTTGGTGGTGGGATACCAGCAGGTGGACCTGGAAAATGCCCTGGAAGAGTTAAACACTAAATTTGGGGTTAAACGGGTAAGGGTGGATAGTGGTGGTGTTCTTAACGGAATTTTACTCCGCCAGGGACTGGCCGATGAAATACACCTCCTGATCCACCCGGAACTGGTGGGTGGAACCACGCCCAATTCCATTTTCCAGACCCATGACACAGACGAGGATGAAGAGCCGATAAAACTGTATCTGGATGGAATGGAAAAAATTAAGGATGATATTATTTATTTAAGGTACAGGGTCCTTAATGGAATGTTGAAATAA
- a CDS encoding transglutaminase family protein, giving the protein MRSNNANLIQKDDLKEYTLSSQWVDYENPEIQEKARELSLDQDGLELVENIYHFVRDEIDHSMDAGQDMVTFKASEVLKEGHGICFAKSNLLTALLRFAGVPTGFCYQRLVHEDGFLVHGLNAAYIMGKWVRMDARGNYQGIDAQFSMDEEKLAFSIQDEGEKDYPYIYSRPDSRVTDALFHSENVEEAYQNIPTSLTY; this is encoded by the coding sequence ATGAGGAGTAATAATGCTAATTTAATACAAAAAGATGATTTAAAAGAATATACGCTATCTTCTCAATGGGTAGACTATGAAAATCCTGAAATACAGGAAAAGGCCCGGGAACTGTCCCTGGATCAAGATGGGCTGGAACTGGTGGAAAACATTTACCACTTTGTAAGGGATGAGATAGACCATTCTATGGATGCCGGGCAGGATATGGTAACGTTCAAGGCGTCTGAAGTATTAAAAGAAGGTCACGGAATATGTTTTGCCAAATCCAACTTATTAACTGCTCTTTTAAGGTTTGCTGGAGTTCCCACTGGGTTTTGCTACCAAAGATTGGTTCATGAAGACGGATTTCTGGTTCATGGTCTAAATGCAGCTTATATAATGGGTAAATGGGTTCGAATGGATGCTAGGGGAAACTATCAGGGTATTGATGCTCAGTTTTCCATGGATGAAGAGAAATTAGCTTTCTCTATCCAGGACGAGGGAGAAAAGGACTATCCCTACATTTATAGCCGTCCGGATAGTAGGGTTACCGATGCACTGTTTCACTCCGAAAATGTTGAAGAGGCCTACCAAAATATTCCAACATCCCTGACTTATTAG
- a CDS encoding methyltransferase domain-containing protein — protein sequence MRDDYVHGYSEREAIRLVDQAKTLSTLMHHDTVYSAGSLVLEAGCGVGAQTITLARNSPQAKITSLDISEPSLNHARALINKEGLSNVDFQIGDIMNLPFEDETFDHVFICFVLEHLPDPVGALLSLKRVLKKGGSITVIEGDHGSCYFYPETEEAVKAWQCLIEVQTGLKCNPLMGREIYPLLTEAGFKNIKVDPRVVYVDSSKPELVDGFIKKTIIAMVEGVKDQAIESGLIDLKTWEKGINDLHQSAKPSGTFFYNFFKGLATK from the coding sequence ATGCGAGATGATTATGTTCACGGATATTCAGAAAGAGAAGCAATCAGACTGGTTGATCAGGCCAAAACACTGTCCACTCTAATGCATCATGATACTGTTTACTCTGCCGGGAGTTTGGTCCTGGAGGCCGGTTGTGGGGTAGGGGCTCAGACCATAACCCTGGCCCGAAACAGTCCCCAGGCGAAGATAACTTCACTGGACATATCAGAACCATCCCTAAATCATGCCCGGGCATTGATCAATAAAGAGGGGCTTTCTAATGTCGATTTCCAAATTGGAGACATTATGAATCTGCCCTTTGAGGATGAAACTTTTGACCATGTGTTTATTTGCTTTGTTTTAGAGCATCTCCCTGACCCCGTGGGGGCGTTATTAAGTCTCAAGAGAGTTCTCAAAAAAGGGGGCTCCATCACAGTTATTGAGGGCGACCACGGGTCCTGTTACTTCTACCCTGAAACTGAAGAGGCTGTAAAGGCATGGCAATGTCTGATTGAAGTTCAAACAGGCCTGAAATGCAATCCACTAATGGGCCGGGAAATCTACCCCTTGTTAACTGAAGCTGGGTTTAAAAACATCAAAGTAGACCCCCGGGTAGTTTATGTGGACTCAAGCAAGCCAGAACTGGTAGATGGCTTCATCAAAAAGACTATAATTGCCATGGTGGAGGGTGTCAAAGACCAGGCCATTGAATCTGGCTTGATAGATCTCAAAACATGGGAAAAGGGTATTAATGATTTGCACCAGTCCGCAAAACCATCAGGGACCTTTTTCTATAATTTTTTCAAGGGATTGGCTACCAAATAA
- a CDS encoding trans-aconitate 2-methyltransferase, translating into MSKFEKSEWAEEGHAKQFLENADIYILERQRLFEILKSFYRYFLRNKINKRPIKLLDLGCGDGALTREILKEDPEIEATLVDGSAEMLKNAKEHLESHPNFIFIEKTFQELLEDESRGNDIIGDGFDFVVSSLAIHHLHTEEKKSLFSYIYGHLNFGGFFLNIETVKAPEDELESWYRVLWGEWIRENQENMDSPANFEYLPEKYKNNPDNHADALNTQLNALESIGFQQVDCYYKYGIFTIFGGKK; encoded by the coding sequence ATGAGTAAATTCGAAAAATCAGAATGGGCAGAAGAGGGACACGCCAAACAGTTCCTTGAAAATGCAGATATTTACATACTGGAAAGACAAAGGTTATTTGAAATCTTAAAATCATTCTACAGATATTTCTTAAGAAATAAGATCAATAAAAGGCCGATTAAACTATTAGATTTAGGTTGTGGTGATGGTGCACTTACCAGGGAAATATTGAAGGAAGACCCTGAAATAGAGGCAACTTTAGTTGATGGATCAGCAGAAATGCTCAAAAATGCCAAAGAACATCTGGAATCTCACCCTAACTTTATCTTCATTGAGAAAACTTTCCAGGAGTTACTGGAAGATGAATCAAGAGGTAATGATATAATAGGCGATGGATTTGATTTTGTTGTATCTTCCCTGGCCATTCATCACCTGCACACTGAAGAAAAGAAATCTCTATTCAGCTACATATATGGTCATTTAAATTTTGGTGGATTCTTTTTAAATATAGAAACAGTAAAAGCCCCTGAAGATGAACTGGAAAGTTGGTATCGTGTATTATGGGGGGAATGGATACGGGAAAACCAGGAAAACATGGATAGTCCAGCCAATTTTGAGTATCTGCCAGAAAAGTACAAGAACAATCCAGACAATCATGCTGATGCTCTCAACACACAGTTAAATGCTTTAGAATCAATTGGTTTTCAACAAGTGGATTGCTATTATAAATATGGGATATTCACTATATTTGGTGGTAAAAAGTAA
- a CDS encoding pyrroline-5-carboxylate reductase dimerization domain-containing protein — protein sequence MDKIGFVGYGSMGSMIINKILSSNIIAPEDMVVSTRSPNKLSKLEKEYPEIEIALDNLSLAEKCQRIFLFVGTGEVGGVIEEIKPKISEDTHIIYISAGLTIEIVESKFKGKITKVIPSLTSKVGEGVSLVCHNKKVTIGDVDFVWAVFRSLGSVKTIEEEDLEVATDLTSCAPAFIAQIFKEFSSAASNKSNLSQEDAEEMVIKTLYGTVKLICEGNMGFDEVVSRVATKGGITEEGIKVIQNRTPALFDELFKVTSQKNKNCKQILNKEWLN from the coding sequence ATGGATAAAATTGGTTTTGTTGGATATGGAAGCATGGGAAGCATGATAATAAACAAGATACTTTCTTCTAACATCATAGCTCCTGAAGACATGGTTGTATCTACTCGTTCCCCTAATAAACTCTCTAAACTGGAAAAAGAATACCCTGAAATTGAAATAGCTCTGGATAACCTATCATTAGCAGAAAAATGTCAAAGGATATTTCTTTTTGTCGGCACAGGAGAAGTAGGGGGTGTGATTGAGGAGATTAAACCAAAAATTTCAGAAGATACACATATAATTTATATTTCAGCTGGTCTGACCATAGAAATCGTTGAATCAAAGTTTAAAGGTAAAATTACTAAAGTGATTCCCAGTTTAACCTCAAAAGTGGGAGAGGGAGTGTCATTGGTCTGTCACAATAAGAAAGTGACAATTGGGGATGTGGATTTTGTCTGGGCTGTTTTTAGGTCATTGGGCTCTGTAAAAACTATTGAAGAAGAAGATTTAGAGGTAGCTACAGATTTAACTAGTTGTGCACCTGCATTCATTGCCCAAATCTTCAAGGAGTTTAGCAGTGCCGCAAGCAATAAAAGTAATTTATCACAAGAAGATGCTGAGGAAATGGTGATAAAAACTCTTTATGGTACTGTTAAACTTATTTGTGAAGGGAATATGGGTTTTGATGAAGTTGTTTCGAGAGTGGCTACTAAAGGTGGCATTACAGAGGAGGGAATCAAAGTTATCCAGAATAGAACACCTGCTCTGTTTGATGAACTTTTTAAAGTAACATCCCAGAAAAATAAGAATTGCAAACAGATTTTAAATAAGGAATGGCTTAATTAA
- a CDS encoding nitroreductase family protein: MLSTEEAIRKRRSIRKFSSEPVPDEQIMALIEAARLAPSGCNAQPWRFKIVKDEEIRIKLAEAAHNQSFIAQAPVVIVCCADISGYIQGTESGLQDLGKIGAIEDRMINIICSNLNETKKMGINELGPRIAANVAIAVEHMVLRALDFGLGTCWIRALEEEKIKDIFGWDENIYVVALLPLGIPAEDPGPRKRLELEDLLL; this comes from the coding sequence ATGTTAAGCACTGAAGAGGCAATACGAAAAAGACGCAGCATCAGGAAATTTTCCAGTGAACCAGTTCCAGATGAACAAATAATGGCTTTGATCGAAGCAGCAAGACTAGCCCCATCGGGTTGTAATGCCCAGCCCTGGCGATTTAAAATAGTTAAAGATGAAGAAATCAGAATCAAACTGGCAGAAGCAGCCCATAACCAGTCATTCATAGCCCAAGCTCCGGTGGTTATTGTTTGCTGTGCGGATATTTCAGGCTATATTCAGGGCACCGAATCAGGACTTCAGGATTTGGGCAAAATTGGTGCAATTGAAGACCGAATGATAAATATAATATGCTCAAATTTAAATGAGACCAAAAAAATGGGCATAAATGAATTAGGCCCCCGCATAGCGGCTAATGTAGCAATCGCAGTTGAGCATATGGTTTTAAGGGCACTGGATTTTGGTTTGGGCACTTGCTGGATTCGAGCATTGGAAGAAGAAAAGATCAAAGACATTTTCGGTTGGGATGAGAATATCTATGTGGTGGCCCTGTTACCACTGGGAATTCCTGCTGAAGATCCAGGGCCAAGGAAACGGTTAGAATTAGAAGATTTATTGTTATAA
- a CDS encoding DUF3221 domain-containing protein — protein MKIITLFAILVVLMMGVVYGVMFATGEEKADMNGQIVGICLADSQNENNTQNSILVEGLITGNSKAYNLTVKINKDTGIFKKNGNKRDNATFNDLKTGDKVMVMFTGPFVESYPPQTTAKEIVIVPS, from the coding sequence ATGAAGATCATAACCTTGTTTGCAATATTAGTTGTGCTCATGATGGGGGTGGTGTACGGGGTTATGTTTGCAACTGGAGAAGAAAAAGCGGATATGAACGGTCAGATAGTTGGTATATGCCTTGCTGATTCGCAGAATGAGAATAACACTCAGAATTCTATTTTAGTTGAAGGATTGATTACTGGAAACAGTAAAGCCTACAATTTAACCGTTAAAATTAACAAAGACACCGGAATTTTCAAGAAAAATGGAAATAAGCGTGATAATGCAACCTTCAATGATCTGAAAACTGGTGACAAGGTCATGGTCATGTTCACCGGACCATTTGTAGAGTCATACCCTCCCCAGACTACTGCCAAGGAAATTGTTATTGTTCCCTCTTAA
- a CDS encoding MBL fold metallo-hydrolase, whose product MSKLNNIIVIEGRGYDSNVYVFEDIIVDTGTGQNMEYILKSIKEAGTDINDLSLIVNTHNHYDHIGGNPYLDLEVAMHSRDARALEEGDEDALLATMFGETMEKMVVQRKLEEGDKINDFEVILTPGHTPGSICLYDGETLISGDTVFSGGGFGRVDLGGDMGDMRRSLERLSKLDVQYLLPGHGPAVEDGSRHIRMAHEMVNGFY is encoded by the coding sequence TTGTCGAAACTCAACAACATCATTGTAATTGAGGGAAGGGGATACGATTCCAATGTCTATGTATTCGAGGATATAATTGTGGACACTGGAACCGGCCAGAACATGGAATACATCTTAAAATCCATAAAAGAAGCCGGCACAGACATCAATGATCTTTCGCTCATTGTGAACACCCACAACCACTACGATCACATTGGGGGAAACCCTTACCTGGACCTGGAAGTGGCCATGCACTCCCGGGATGCCCGTGCACTGGAAGAAGGGGATGAAGATGCTCTTCTGGCCACAATGTTCGGAGAAACCATGGAAAAAATGGTGGTTCAGCGTAAACTGGAAGAGGGAGATAAAATTAATGATTTTGAAGTTATACTAACCCCCGGGCACACTCCCGGTAGTATTTGCCTCTATGATGGGGAAACCCTCATCTCCGGGGATACTGTTTTCTCTGGTGGGGGTTTTGGACGTGTGGATCTTGGTGGGGATATGGGTGATATGAGGAGATCCCTGGAAAGACTGAGTAAACTGGATGTCCAGTACCTGTTACCGGGCCATGGTCCGGCAGTTGAGGATGGTTCCCGGCATATTAGGATGGCCCATGAAATGGTCAATGGTTTCTATTAA
- a CDS encoding metal-dependent hydrolase: MDFFTHFVVPFAILTLLSWKSRDIKDRLSGGFGGISIDFDVILFAIGFLVPELFIFTHRGITHSFIFGLVTAMVFIYLISRPSVYGLINYVIKRDIKVEFNWKTVSLAYFGVLTHLFLDFLTTGGIPLFYPFSLTRFTANIYYYTDPVTTIVALSVLVILYLRLNPKYKKIALAAFLIMLVSFGGIRVGEKMDALNSQTLSDGYTQITAYPTPDMFTWTIVEGNGGDKYQVFNYNTLKHTSSNIREVNNLTIENGSYESAQKAIKYANTLPEVEKFRWTSPYTAVNATATSTGWNLTFYDFVGNHYGATELTVQVD, from the coding sequence ATGGATTTCTTTACCCATTTTGTTGTGCCCTTTGCCATTTTAACCCTCCTAAGCTGGAAGAGCCGGGATATTAAAGACCGATTGTCAGGAGGTTTTGGTGGAATATCCATTGATTTTGACGTAATTCTCTTTGCCATTGGCTTCCTGGTCCCAGAACTGTTTATCTTCACCCACCGAGGCATAACCCACAGCTTTATTTTTGGACTGGTAACCGCCATGGTATTCATTTACCTGATTTCACGGCCCAGTGTATATGGTTTAATCAATTACGTGATAAAAAGAGACATAAAGGTGGAATTCAACTGGAAGACTGTATCATTAGCATACTTCGGAGTGTTAACCCATCTTTTCCTGGACTTCCTAACCACCGGAGGCATACCTTTATTTTATCCTTTTTCTCTCACTCGCTTCACCGCCAACATTTATTACTACACTGACCCGGTAACTACCATCGTGGCCCTGTCCGTGTTGGTCATCCTTTACCTGCGCTTAAACCCCAAGTACAAGAAAATTGCCCTGGCTGCCTTTTTAATAATGCTGGTATCCTTTGGTGGTATCCGGGTCGGTGAAAAAATGGATGCCCTTAATAGCCAGACCCTCAGTGATGGTTACACCCAGATAACGGCCTATCCCACACCCGACATGTTCACCTGGACCATTGTGGAGGGCAATGGCGGTGATAAATATCAGGTTTTTAACTATAACACCCTGAAACACACTTCCTCCAATATAAGGGAAGTGAACAATCTCACCATTGAAAACGGAAGCTACGAATCGGCACAAAAGGCCATAAAATATGCCAACACTCTCCCTGAAGTGGAAAAATTCCGGTGGACTTCTCCTTACACGGCAGTTAACGCCACCGCAACCAGTACTGGCTGGAATTTGACCTTCTATGACTTTGTGGGAAACCACTACGGTGCCACCGAGTTAACGGTGCAGGTGGATTAA